The Candidatus Caccoplasma merdavium genome has a segment encoding these proteins:
- a CDS encoding CTP synthase: MNTKYIFVTGGVVSSLGKGIISASLAKLLQARGYKVTIQKFDPYINIDPGTLNPYEHGECYVTVDGHEADLDLGHYERFTNIQTTRANNITTGRIYQNVIEKERRGDYLGKTVQIIPHITDEIKRNVKLLGSKNNYDFVITEIGGTVGDIESLPFIESVRQLRWEMGKDCLCIHLTYVPFIAAAKELKTKPTQHSVKQLQEVGIQPDILVLRTEHQLSVELRRKVALFCNVEPDAVIQSIDVPSIYEVPLKMQEQKLDEIVLRKTGMEIGPCPELKPWREFLSHMQNAKESVRIGLVGKYVELQDAYKSINEALFQAATYNNRKLDLQYIHSEKLNESNVEEKLASMDGLIIAPGFGQRGIEGKFVALKYAREHDVPTFGICLGMQCMVIEYARDVLGYKDANSTEMDVNTPHNVIDLMESQKCISNMGGTMRLGEYDCVLKEGSKVAQAYGKTHIKERHRHRFEFNGDYRAEFEAAGMQCVGENPDTHLVEVVEVPSLTWYVGVQYHPEYNSTVLNPNPLFLSFIKAVIAHKK, translated from the coding sequence GTGAATACAAAGTATATTTTCGTTACAGGCGGTGTCGTATCATCGTTGGGTAAAGGTATTATTTCGGCCTCGTTGGCCAAACTTTTGCAGGCGAGAGGTTATAAGGTGACGATTCAAAAGTTCGACCCTTATATCAACATCGACCCGGGTACATTGAATCCCTATGAGCATGGTGAGTGCTATGTTACCGTCGACGGCCACGAAGCCGACCTCGACTTGGGCCACTACGAGCGGTTTACCAACATACAGACTACGCGTGCCAATAACATCACGACCGGTCGCATCTACCAGAATGTCATCGAAAAAGAACGCCGGGGCGATTATCTCGGGAAAACCGTGCAGATAATCCCCCACATTACCGATGAAATCAAACGCAACGTCAAGTTGCTGGGCTCGAAAAACAATTACGATTTTGTCATCACCGAGATTGGCGGAACCGTGGGCGACATCGAGTCATTGCCGTTTATCGAGAGTGTGCGGCAGTTGCGTTGGGAAATGGGAAAGGATTGCTTGTGCATACACTTGACCTATGTGCCTTTCATCGCGGCCGCCAAGGAGTTGAAGACGAAACCCACCCAGCACTCGGTAAAACAGTTGCAGGAGGTCGGTATCCAGCCCGATATCCTCGTCTTGCGCACCGAGCATCAGTTGAGCGTTGAGTTGCGTCGTAAAGTCGCCCTTTTCTGCAACGTGGAACCCGATGCCGTCATTCAATCTATCGATGTTCCCTCGATTTATGAAGTGCCCTTGAAGATGCAGGAGCAAAAACTCGATGAGATTGTTTTGCGGAAGACCGGTATGGAGATAGGTCCCTGCCCTGAGTTGAAACCTTGGCGCGAATTCCTTTCGCACATGCAAAATGCCAAGGAGTCGGTACGCATCGGCCTTGTCGGCAAGTATGTGGAGTTGCAGGATGCTTACAAGTCGATAAATGAAGCTCTCTTCCAGGCAGCAACCTACAACAATCGCAAACTCGATTTGCAATATATCCATTCGGAGAAACTGAACGAAAGCAATGTCGAGGAAAAACTCGCGTCGATGGACGGTCTGATTATTGCCCCCGGTTTCGGCCAACGGGGTATCGAAGGCAAATTCGTGGCGTTGAAATATGCCCGCGAGCACGACGTTCCCACCTTTGGCATCTGTCTGGGCATGCAATGTATGGTCATCGAGTATGCTCGTGACGTGCTCGGCTATAAAGATGCCAACTCGACCGAGATGGACGTCAATACGCCTCACAATGTCATCGACCTGATGGAGAGTCAGAAGTGTATTTCCAATATGGGCGGAACCATGCGCCTGGGTGAATATGACTGTGTGTTGAAAGAAGGCTCCAAGGTAGCACAGGCGTATGGCAAGACCCACATCAAAGAGCGTCACCGTCACCGTTTCGAGTTTAATGGCGACTACCGTGCCGAGTTTGAAGCGGCCGGAATGCAGTGTGTGGGCGAGAACCCCGATACCCATCTCGTCGAAGTGGTCGAAGTTCCGTCGCTCACCTGGTATGTCGGTGTACAGTACCACCCCGAGTACAACAGTACCGTGTTGAATCCCAACCCGTTGTTCCTTAGCTTCATCAAAGCGGTCATAGCACACAAAAAATAA
- a CDS encoding DUF3078 domain-containing protein yields MAAQSAPKLVTQKPPVDTSSMPDSLNRLIENIFSLIDSLEVKDSARVDIHIDTTRLVRDTIYVTTQYIEDSTLISEDLLNKLDSIAGKDILVETPATPVRDTLAAAISPKDTLRRIPPKPRPLQMCARAQAILRESKNRFTIAPSNEIPVNPIFLPIIFDGQRPDKKPGLYDPNAPHRSHRDTPYSLTRRVNNIDRDKQQAELGDYAQAVAIVAHPEKVHYTPEKMPKAIHLERMKKRREMLMVKGPSAPREFDIQGRPIKLKHWISTLYNSLQISQIYISENWYQGGTSNLNLIGSQTYSLNYKDYKDKIIFENKVQWNLNISSAPDDTLRNYSISEDLFRIDSKFGYKAFGNIYYSTSLYFKTQFFNNYKKNTDTRTASFLSPGELSYNLGMSHNYTSKNKAFTSSASVSPFSYNLKTCIDEKMDPTKYGIEEGKKILHQFGSSFDATVKWEFMRNMYISSRIYYFTSYKHVQVDFENTFNFILNRYFSTKLEFKMRYDDSAEPNERGSFLQIKEMLSFGLFFRI; encoded by the coding sequence ATGGCAGCACAATCGGCGCCGAAACTCGTCACACAAAAGCCTCCGGTCGACACATCGTCAATGCCCGACAGCCTGAACCGCCTCATCGAAAACATATTTTCACTCATCGACAGTCTCGAAGTGAAAGACAGCGCGCGTGTCGATATACACATCGACACCACCCGGCTGGTGAGAGACACCATATATGTGACGACACAATATATCGAAGACAGCACCCTCATCAGCGAGGATTTGCTAAACAAGCTCGACAGCATCGCGGGGAAAGACATTCTTGTCGAAACCCCGGCAACACCCGTGCGCGATACCCTCGCTGCGGCAATTTCCCCCAAAGACACCCTGCGAAGAATTCCGCCCAAACCCCGTCCTCTGCAAATGTGTGCACGGGCACAAGCTATTTTGCGGGAGTCGAAAAACCGCTTCACGATTGCTCCGTCGAACGAGATTCCGGTCAACCCGATTTTTCTCCCCATCATATTCGACGGACAACGTCCCGACAAAAAGCCCGGGCTGTATGACCCAAATGCACCTCATCGCTCACATCGCGACACGCCCTACTCCCTGACCCGACGGGTAAACAACATCGACCGAGACAAACAACAGGCCGAATTGGGCGATTACGCACAAGCCGTAGCCATTGTCGCCCACCCCGAGAAGGTGCATTACACCCCCGAAAAGATGCCCAAAGCCATACATCTCGAACGCATGAAAAAACGGAGAGAGATGCTCATGGTGAAGGGGCCGTCGGCACCCCGGGAATTTGACATTCAAGGCCGCCCCATAAAATTGAAACACTGGATTTCGACCCTATACAATTCGTTGCAAATTTCCCAAATATATATATCGGAGAACTGGTATCAGGGTGGTACAAGCAACCTCAACCTCATCGGTTCACAAACCTACTCGCTCAACTACAAAGATTATAAAGACAAAATAATTTTTGAGAACAAGGTGCAATGGAACCTCAACATCAGCAGTGCACCCGACGACACGCTGCGCAATTACAGCATCAGCGAAGACTTGTTCCGCATCGACAGTAAATTCGGCTACAAAGCATTCGGGAACATCTACTACTCGACCAGCCTATATTTCAAGACTCAATTTTTCAACAACTACAAGAAAAACACCGATACACGAACAGCTTCATTCTTGTCGCCCGGGGAACTAAGTTACAACCTCGGTATGAGCCACAACTACACCAGCAAAAACAAGGCGTTCACCTCATCGGCATCGGTATCGCCATTTTCTTACAACCTGAAAACTTGCATCGACGAAAAGATGGACCCCACAAAATATGGTATAGAAGAGGGAAAGAAAATCCTACACCAATTCGGTTCGTCATTCGACGCCACAGTGAAATGGGAATTCATGCGCAACATGTATATCTCGTCGCGTATCTATTACTTCACCTCCTACAAGCATGTGCAGGTAGATTTTGAAAACACGTTCAATTTTATTCTGAACCGTTATTTTTCTACCAAACTCGAATTTAAGATGCGCTACGACGACAGTGCCGAACCCAATGAGAGAGGGTCATTCCTCCAAATCAAAGAGATGTTGAGTTTCGGACTCTTCTTCCGTATTTAA
- a CDS encoding serine protease, translating into MTRRYTHILIFLLLAVLATPAYSRFKVANYDMAKAKEIISERVANGTLEIIEGIWESSNGKIYVIERFEDERFPENLRYRVIQLEGENAEPGMVDYFLEMTNYEEYYRIWGHNPFTQTNEPVGRETYIEFSPDSFVFKQQLQEIVFTRLFPQIDYPKPTDDISLGSGFAITPDGYIVTNHHVVKSSQHISICGVNGSFEHSYKARIVATDKPNDLAILKIEDPDFTTFGEIPYGIRRDEPIEGEYCFSISYPAITRLGINPKTTTGIISATTDNYYPSRCQTTVSIEEGSSGSPLFDKDGNVLAVNSAMYIDYYPKLAIKANFLWKLIERCDELDGFSATPAPTGRQLTEIVATNKKFVVLVLVNYQPADEDRPRYILNETNDQDVEPTPFLDAKKLYHTGRYNEAVALLTQILTENPHNAGAYYLRGCCWEKLDARENALVDYHQALRSFDAKTDSKQLQASIYCNLSLCQMAFQDYEGAMASIEAALKIQSDDYTLMIKGLACYFLEKYDVALKILSDLIDNAQLQSTVYYYRALSHLAINEQAKALSDMQNAAACGNKSAAEWLNLYSSSPTTQP; encoded by the coding sequence ATGACAAGACGATATACTCATATACTCATCTTCTTGCTTCTGGCCGTGCTCGCCACACCCGCATACAGCCGATTCAAGGTGGCAAACTATGACATGGCCAAGGCCAAAGAAATCATCAGCGAGCGTGTCGCAAATGGTACGCTCGAAATCATCGAGGGCATATGGGAATCGAGCAACGGAAAAATTTATGTTATTGAAAGATTTGAAGATGAGCGATTTCCAGAAAATTTACGGTACCGGGTCATTCAGCTCGAAGGTGAGAATGCCGAACCCGGCATGGTCGACTATTTTCTCGAAATGACCAACTACGAGGAATATTATCGCATCTGGGGGCACAATCCGTTCACGCAAACCAACGAACCGGTAGGAAGAGAAACATATATCGAATTTTCGCCCGATTCGTTTGTTTTCAAACAACAGCTCCAAGAAATCGTATTCACCCGCCTCTTCCCTCAAATCGACTATCCAAAGCCCACCGACGACATTTCGCTCGGCTCGGGATTTGCCATAACACCGGACGGCTACATCGTTACCAACCATCATGTGGTAAAATCCTCGCAACACATTTCGATATGCGGAGTAAACGGCTCGTTCGAACATTCCTACAAAGCCCGGATTGTTGCCACCGACAAGCCCAACGACTTGGCCATCTTGAAAATAGAGGACCCCGATTTTACCACCTTCGGAGAGATTCCCTACGGCATTCGTCGCGACGAGCCCATTGAAGGGGAATATTGTTTTTCCATAAGCTATCCGGCCATTACCCGGTTGGGCATCAACCCCAAAACGACCACCGGCATCATCAGTGCCACGACCGACAATTACTATCCGTCGCGCTGCCAGACGACCGTTTCCATCGAAGAAGGCAGCAGCGGGAGCCCCCTGTTCGACAAAGACGGGAACGTACTTGCCGTCAATTCGGCCATGTATATCGACTATTATCCCAAACTTGCCATCAAGGCCAACTTCCTGTGGAAGCTTATCGAGCGATGCGACGAATTGGACGGGTTCTCGGCCACCCCGGCCCCGACGGGACGCCAGCTGACAGAAATCGTTGCGACGAACAAAAAATTCGTCGTCCTCGTACTGGTCAACTACCAACCCGCCGACGAAGACAGGCCCCGTTACATACTCAATGAGACAAATGACCAAGATGTGGAGCCGACCCCGTTTCTCGATGCGAAAAAACTCTACCACACCGGTCGATATAATGAGGCGGTGGCTCTACTCACACAAATACTGACAGAAAATCCACACAATGCCGGTGCCTATTATCTGCGGGGTTGCTGCTGGGAGAAACTCGACGCCCGGGAAAATGCGCTTGTCGACTACCACCAGGCGTTGCGCAGCTTTGATGCGAAAACCGACAGCAAACAGTTGCAAGCCTCGATCTATTGCAACTTGTCGTTGTGCCAAATGGCATTTCAAGATTATGAGGGAGCCATGGCCAGCATCGAAGCCGCGTTGAAAATCCAATCGGACGATTACACGCTCATGATAAAAGGACTGGCCTGCTATTTCTTGGAGAAATACGATGTGGCCCTAAAAATTCTCTCGGACCTCATCGACAACGCGCAACTGCAATCGACCGTCTATTATTATCGGGCTCTCTCCCATCTCGCCATAAACGAGCAGGCCAAAGCCCTGTCAGATATGCAAAATGCCGCCGCCTGCGGGAACAAATCCGCCGCCGAATGGTTAAACCTTTATTCGTCATCACCCACCACACAACCCTAA
- a CDS encoding BamA/TamA family outer membrane protein, which translates to MAFLCGLLATPTDSVAQASYVQEDSTGISNQQALSQDSTETKKSTFFRKIGDYFRNANKPKPEKKFDISFIGGPQYSSATNLGIGIMAAGLYRSDRSDLSIQPSNVSLFGNVSISGFYMLGIRGTHILPKDKYRLLYTVYFYSMPSNYWGIGYDAGSSSYYWSYLRLQSQIKVDFLFRLSDNLFIGPMASFDFVRGTNFTKKDEADPRTLEQIIDGESPRVLTPGAGASIVYDSRDVITDAHKGIYLKIEQGFYPAFLGNKYDFMMTDLIFDVYQKVWKGGILALDLHGRFNYGDVPWTMKSRLGGMFRMRGYYEGQYRDNNLMEAQLELRQRIWRRNGIAVWVGAGNVFENFHSFDFAKTLPNFGIGYRWEFKSRVNVRLDLGFGKDFKTGFMFNINEAF; encoded by the coding sequence ATGGCATTCTTATGCGGCCTGCTCGCCACACCAACCGACAGCGTCGCACAGGCATCTTATGTCCAGGAAGATAGCACAGGAATATCAAACCAGCAAGCTCTATCCCAGGACTCGACGGAGACAAAAAAGAGTACCTTTTTCAGGAAAATAGGCGATTATTTCAGAAATGCCAACAAGCCCAAACCGGAGAAAAAATTCGACATCAGCTTCATAGGCGGGCCCCAATATTCCAGCGCTACCAACCTCGGCATCGGCATCATGGCTGCCGGCCTGTATCGCAGCGACCGCAGCGACCTGAGCATTCAGCCGTCGAACGTTTCTCTGTTTGGAAATGTTTCCATATCGGGGTTCTATATGCTCGGCATTCGGGGCACGCATATTCTTCCCAAAGACAAGTACCGGCTGCTGTATACGGTATATTTTTACTCCATGCCCAGCAACTACTGGGGCATAGGATATGATGCCGGCAGCAGCTCCTATTATTGGAGTTATCTCCGATTGCAGTCGCAAATAAAAGTCGATTTCCTTTTCCGGCTCTCCGACAACTTGTTTATCGGGCCAATGGCCAGTTTCGACTTTGTAAGGGGCACTAATTTCACCAAGAAGGACGAGGCCGACCCCCGCACCCTGGAACAAATCATCGACGGAGAAAGCCCCCGTGTATTAACCCCCGGTGCAGGAGCCTCAATCGTATATGACAGCCGGGACGTCATCACCGATGCCCACAAAGGTATCTACCTGAAAATAGAGCAAGGCTTCTATCCCGCATTCTTGGGCAACAAATATGATTTCATGATGACCGACCTTATTTTCGATGTCTATCAGAAGGTGTGGAAAGGGGGCATATTGGCGCTTGACCTCCATGGGCGATTCAATTACGGGGACGTGCCGTGGACCATGAAGAGCCGGCTTGGCGGCATGTTCCGCATGCGCGGCTACTACGAGGGACAATACCGTGATAACAATCTCATGGAAGCCCAACTCGAATTGCGTCAACGCATTTGGCGCCGCAACGGCATTGCCGTGTGGGTGGGAGCCGGAAATGTGTTCGAGAATTTTCACTCGTTCGACTTCGCCAAGACACTGCCCAATTTCGGTATCGGTTACCGCTGGGAATTCAAGAGCCGGGTCAACGTGCGACTGGATTTAGGGTTCGGGAAGGATTTCAAAACCGGCTTCATGTTCAACATCAACGAAGCGTTTTAG
- a CDS encoding DegT/DnrJ/EryC1/StrS family aminotransferase: MKFQDLQKINARYADALKQAAAAVIDSGWYLSGQQVAGFESRLATYLGVPHVVACGNGLDALRLILRAYVEMGKLSAGDEVIVPANTYVATVLAITDNHLTPRFVEPSASTHNLDSQRIESAMTSRTRAVLPVHLYGRCCWDTTLVEVARAHHLLVVEDAAQAMGAEAPCEGLFGGRKAGALGHAAGISFYPSKNLGALGDGGAVATHDAELAQTVRALANYGSERRYYNKYRGYNSRLDELQAAFLTVKLAYLDEDNRSRRRLAALYDRAITAPDVIKPLLDEGDIYHQYVVRVPHRQKLIEALRQQQIPTLIHYPVPPHKQACYACYHDLSLPLAEQLADEVLSLPISPVMSEEEVLTVAQAINEFYKKEAEARG, translated from the coding sequence ATGAAGTTCCAGGATTTGCAGAAAATCAATGCACGTTATGCCGATGCCTTGAAGCAGGCCGCCGCCGCGGTCATCGATTCGGGGTGGTATCTGTCGGGGCAGCAGGTGGCCGGTTTCGAAAGCCGTTTGGCAACTTACCTCGGCGTGCCGCATGTCGTGGCTTGCGGGAACGGTCTCGATGCCTTGCGCCTTATCCTGCGGGCTTATGTCGAAATGGGAAAACTCTCGGCCGGTGATGAAGTCATCGTGCCGGCCAATACCTATGTGGCGACCGTCCTGGCCATCACCGACAACCATCTCACCCCCCGCTTTGTCGAACCTTCGGCATCGACCCACAATCTCGATTCCCAACGCATCGAGTCGGCCATGACGTCACGCACTCGGGCTGTGCTTCCGGTGCATCTCTATGGCCGTTGTTGTTGGGATACGACATTGGTCGAAGTCGCCCGTGCACACCATTTGCTGGTGGTCGAAGACGCCGCGCAGGCCATGGGTGCCGAAGCTCCCTGCGAGGGACTTTTCGGAGGTCGCAAAGCCGGTGCTTTGGGACACGCCGCAGGCATCAGTTTCTATCCGTCGAAAAATTTAGGCGCTTTGGGCGACGGGGGAGCCGTTGCCACGCACGATGCGGAGTTGGCACAAACCGTTCGCGCTTTGGCCAATTACGGTTCGGAGCGTCGCTATTACAATAAATATCGGGGGTATAACAGCCGGTTAGATGAATTGCAGGCCGCTTTCCTCACGGTGAAACTGGCCTATCTCGACGAGGACAACCGCAGCCGCCGCAGGCTGGCGGCCCTTTATGATCGTGCCATTACGGCCCCCGATGTCATAAAACCTCTCTTGGACGAGGGGGACATTTATCACCAATATGTCGTGCGGGTTCCTCACCGGCAAAAGTTGATAGAGGCTCTCCGACAACAGCAGATACCCACGCTCATACATTATCCCGTGCCTCCGCACAAGCAGGCTTGCTATGCCTGTTATCACGACTTGTCGTTGCCGCTTGCCGAGCAGTTGGCCGATGAGGTGCTCTCGTTGCCCATCTCGCCGGTGATGAGCGAGGAAGAGGTCTTGACGGTGGCACAGGCCATTAATGAATTCTATAAAAAAGAGGCGGAGGCGAGAGGCTAA
- a CDS encoding WxcM-like domain-containing protein, with translation MTHPSVHDCELMTLPRIYDPGGNITPLHGGRDLPFEIRRIFYLYDIPGGESRGAHAHKLCHQLIVAAAGAFEVFLDDGREQRVVTLNRPYYGLHIPPGIWAAQREFSSSSICLVLASDFYEEADYIRDYDEFIRYTRQP, from the coding sequence ATGACACACCCCTCGGTCCACGATTGTGAGTTGATGACGTTGCCCCGCATCTATGACCCGGGGGGGAATATCACGCCGCTGCATGGGGGGCGAGACCTCCCGTTCGAGATACGGCGCATCTTTTACCTTTATGATATTCCCGGCGGTGAATCGCGCGGAGCCCACGCGCACAAGTTGTGTCATCAACTGATTGTCGCCGCGGCAGGGGCTTTTGAAGTCTTTCTCGATGATGGTCGCGAACAGCGTGTCGTGACGTTGAATCGCCCCTACTATGGCCTGCATATACCACCCGGAATATGGGCGGCGCAGCGCGAATTTTCTTCCAGTTCCATCTGTCTCGTGTTGGCGTCGGACTTTTACGAGGAGGCCGATTACATTCGCGACTATGACGAGTTCATTCGATATACCCGACAGCCATGA
- a CDS encoding WxcM-like domain-containing protein has translation MIEGVRKIDLPKIEDRRGNLSFIESGRHLPFDIRRAYWIYDVPGGQYRGGHAYRTQEEFIVALSGSFELVVRDASGRSERFFLNRSYYGIYLPALTWRQLTDFSTNSLALVLSSAAFDEGDYIYDFDEYKRLSL, from the coding sequence ATGATTGAGGGCGTAAGAAAAATCGACTTGCCGAAAATCGAGGACCGGAGAGGAAACCTCTCTTTTATCGAGAGCGGACGACACCTCCCGTTCGACATCAGGCGCGCCTATTGGATATATGATGTCCCCGGCGGGCAATACCGCGGCGGACACGCCTACCGCACCCAGGAAGAGTTCATTGTCGCCCTTTCGGGAAGTTTCGAGCTTGTCGTGCGCGATGCTTCGGGGCGAAGCGAGCGTTTTTTCCTGAACCGTTCCTATTACGGCATATACCTGCCGGCTCTTACTTGGCGGCAGTTGACCGATTTCTCGACCAACTCCCTGGCACTGGTATTGTCGTCGGCGGCCTTTGACGAAGGCGATTACATATACGATTTCGACGAGTACAAAAGATTGAGTCTATGA